The Alphaproteobacteria bacterium genome contains a region encoding:
- a CDS encoding TAXI family TRAP transporter solute-binding subunit: protein MIGVITRRDVLAFGAALSALAAAGTSALAQQRFFRIGTGGTGGTYYPVGGMIANAISTPTINVSAVATNGAVANVNGIVGGSMESGFSQADVNAWAYTGTGIYEGKPKIEELRAIANLFPESVHVVVRKGVGVKSLADLKGKRVSIDEPGSGTIVNARALLAAFGVAEKDIRPEYLKQVQSAEKLKDGTLDAYFQTTGYPQGTLTELAATNGFELLPIEGDVRDKLMAQFKFFAKDRIPDGTYKDVKGVDTVAVGAQWTTTSKQPDDLVYEITKALWSDKTRALLDAGHAKGKDIRKETALQGVSIPLHPGAEKFYKEAGLLK from the coding sequence TGATCACCCGCCGCGATGTGCTGGCGTTCGGCGCAGCCTTGAGCGCGCTTGCTGCTGCGGGGACGTCGGCGCTGGCGCAGCAGCGCTTCTTCCGCATCGGCACGGGCGGCACCGGCGGCACCTACTATCCGGTCGGCGGCATGATCGCGAACGCGATCTCGACCCCCACGATCAACGTGAGTGCGGTCGCCACCAACGGCGCCGTCGCCAACGTCAACGGCATCGTCGGCGGCTCGATGGAATCCGGCTTCAGCCAGGCCGACGTCAACGCCTGGGCCTACACCGGCACCGGCATCTATGAGGGCAAGCCGAAGATCGAGGAGCTGCGCGCCATCGCCAATCTCTTCCCCGAGAGTGTGCACGTGGTCGTCAGGAAGGGCGTCGGCGTGAAATCGCTCGCCGATCTCAAAGGCAAGCGCGTCTCGATCGACGAGCCCGGCTCCGGCACGATCGTCAATGCGCGCGCGCTGCTCGCGGCCTTTGGCGTCGCCGAGAAGGATATCCGGCCCGAATACCTCAAGCAGGTGCAGAGCGCCGAGAAGCTCAAGGACGGCACACTGGATGCCTATTTCCAGACCACCGGCTATCCGCAGGGGACGCTCACCGAGCTCGCCGCCACCAACGGCTTCGAGTTGCTCCCGATCGAGGGCGACGTGCGCGACAAGCTGATGGCGCAGTTCAAGTTCTTCGCCAAGGACAGGATCCCGGACGGCACCTACAAGGACGTGAAGGGTGTCGACACCGTCGCGGTCGGCGCGCAATGGACCACGACCTCCAAGCAGCCCGACGACCTCGTCTACGAGATCACCAAGGCGTTGTGGAGCGACAAGACCCGCGCCTTGCTGGACGCCGGCCACGCCAAGGGCAAGGACATCCGCAAGGAAACCGCGCTGCAGGGCGTCAGCATTCCGCTGCATCCCGGTGCCGAGAAATTCTACAAGGAGGCGGGGCTGCTGAAGTAA
- a CDS encoding TRAP transporter permease — protein MTTAAELDTASVQKLEAELDPEMRFRPLLPAATSLVAFALFGLSCFHYYTAGFGLLPETLHRGIHISCVLGLIFLVFSARQKGNAAAPKASLFAPLGISVIDWLCCIAAVVSSLYVPYVFHDLQFRVGNPDPLDWIMGTVMIVVLLEATRRSVGWPLPVIAIVLMIYAIWGRNLPGILAHPGNTWKSVVNHLYLTSQGIYGIALGVVATYVFHYVLFGVLATRVGLGRFFIDIATALTGRFSGGPAKVSIFGSAMFGMISGSSIANTVTVGSLTIPAMIRIGYARHFAGAVEAAAATGGQITPPIMGAAAFLMVEYLAVPYQTIIIAAIVPAFMHFFGVFCQIHFEAKKHGLRGLPRSELPVAREVIRRDWPTAMPLAVLLMVLFSDFTPYLAAFWGITGCIVLGLTNRNRIVAVAFVAAIALAIYFQILIEWEGLGPIIAASIAISAWHVIKDEAGKARLLDILDAFVLGAKYAISVGAAAATVGIIIGVVTLTGVGFKLSTIITGTAADLATLLGGFMPESLFDAKGMTLFFTLVMTAIVCILLGCGVPTTPTYLIMVTIAAPALALLGVQALVAHFFVFYYGVIADITPPVALAAYAGASMAGADPFKTGNTAFRLGLAKALVPFVFVYSPSMLLVTKGFNWPEFFETTGGCVIGVVMLAAALTGYGLARMPNWERLWLGFASVLVISPSRTATLIGLAMGVPVLVRQVAAWRAARAGAVVEKAI, from the coding sequence ATGACGACGGCGGCAGAGCTCGACACGGCGAGCGTCCAGAAACTCGAGGCCGAGCTCGATCCCGAAATGCGCTTCCGGCCGCTGCTTCCCGCAGCGACCTCACTCGTTGCGTTCGCGCTGTTCGGCCTCTCCTGTTTCCACTACTACACGGCAGGCTTCGGTCTCCTGCCGGAGACGCTGCATCGTGGCATTCATATCTCTTGTGTCCTCGGGCTGATCTTCCTCGTCTTCTCGGCGCGTCAGAAGGGCAACGCCGCGGCGCCGAAAGCGTCGCTGTTCGCGCCGCTCGGCATCAGCGTCATCGACTGGCTCTGCTGCATCGCGGCGGTCGTCTCGAGCCTCTACGTCCCTTACGTTTTCCACGATCTCCAATTCCGCGTCGGCAATCCCGACCCGCTCGACTGGATCATGGGCACCGTGATGATCGTGGTGCTGCTGGAGGCGACGCGGCGCAGCGTCGGCTGGCCGCTGCCGGTGATCGCGATCGTGCTGATGATCTACGCGATTTGGGGCCGCAATCTGCCCGGCATCCTCGCGCACCCCGGCAACACCTGGAAAAGCGTCGTCAACCACCTCTACCTGACGAGCCAGGGTATCTACGGGATCGCGCTCGGCGTCGTCGCCACCTACGTCTTTCACTATGTGCTGTTCGGCGTGCTCGCGACGCGCGTCGGGCTCGGGCGCTTCTTCATCGACATCGCGACCGCGTTGACCGGCCGCTTCTCCGGCGGCCCCGCGAAAGTCTCAATCTTCGGCTCGGCGATGTTCGGCATGATCTCGGGCTCGTCGATCGCCAACACCGTGACGGTCGGCTCGCTCACCATTCCGGCGATGATCCGCATCGGCTATGCGCGCCATTTCGCCGGCGCCGTGGAGGCCGCGGCTGCAACCGGCGGCCAGATCACGCCGCCGATCATGGGCGCCGCCGCGTTCCTGATGGTCGAGTATCTGGCAGTCCCCTACCAGACGATCATCATCGCGGCGATCGTGCCGGCATTCATGCATTTCTTCGGCGTGTTCTGCCAGATTCACTTCGAGGCGAAGAAGCACGGCCTGCGCGGCCTGCCGCGATCCGAGTTGCCGGTTGCGCGCGAAGTCATCCGCCGCGACTGGCCGACGGCGATGCCGCTCGCCGTGCTGCTGATGGTGCTGTTCTCGGACTTCACGCCGTATCTCGCGGCGTTCTGGGGCATCACCGGCTGCATCGTCCTCGGCCTGACGAACCGCAACCGGATCGTCGCGGTCGCGTTCGTCGCGGCCATTGCGCTCGCGATCTACTTCCAGATCCTGATCGAATGGGAGGGGCTCGGCCCGATCATCGCGGCCTCGATCGCGATCTCGGCCTGGCACGTGATCAAGGACGAGGCCGGCAAGGCGCGTCTCCTCGACATTCTCGATGCCTTCGTGCTCGGCGCCAAGTACGCGATCAGCGTCGGCGCTGCGGCCGCGACCGTCGGCATCATCATCGGCGTGGTCACGCTCACCGGCGTCGGCTTCAAGCTCTCCACCATCATCACCGGCACCGCAGCGGACCTCGCAACACTGCTCGGCGGCTTCATGCCGGAGAGCCTGTTCGACGCGAAGGGCATGACGCTGTTCTTCACGCTGGTGATGACGGCGATCGTCTGCATCCTGCTCGGCTGCGGCGTGCCGACCACGCCGACCTACCTGATCATGGTGACGATCGCGGCGCCCGCGCTCGCCCTACTCGGCGTGCAGGCGCTCGTGGCGCACTTTTTCGTCTTCTATTACGGCGTGATCGCCGACATCACGCCGCCGGTGGCGCTCGCCGCCTACGCGGGCGCCAGCATGGCAGGCGCCGATCCTTTCAAGACCGGCAACACCGCCTTCCGGCTCGGGCTCGCCAAGGCGCTGGTGCCGTTCGTGTTCGTCTATTCGCCCTCGATGCTGCTCGTCACCAAGGGCTTCAACTGGCCCGAATTCTTCGAGACGACGGGCGGCTGTGTCATCGGCGTCGTGATGCTCGCCGCCGCGCTCACCGGCTACGGCCTTGCCCGCATGCCAAACTGGGAGCGGCTCTGGCTTGGCTTCGCCTCGGTGCTGGTCATCTCGCCGAGCCGCACCGCGACGCTGATCGGGCTGGCGATGGGCGTGCCCGTGCTGGTGCGGCAGGTCGCGGCATGGCGCGCGGCAAGGGCGGGGGCGGTTGTTGAGAAGGCGATCTAG
- a CDS encoding alpha/beta hydrolase, which yields MPEVRRAGKPTLHYALDDYTDPWRDAPYLILQHGYGRSGRFWYSWVPYLSRFYKVVRPDLRGLGRSQVPDDLETGLSAEAYIDDLLAIIDTLGGTPIHYCGESLGGILGMVLAAQHPQKLRTLTLVAAPLLINKDTQRAFAFGHPTWQDALKQMGSRQWAEAANAATRFPDGTDPGLLAWYADEMGKSSVDVLIRMSRIASTADATPYLDRITTPTLGLYPAVAPVTIQSQERTLKERIRSLKIVHVPSRHHTIQNIMPATLAKEVLHFAAQHDGIAAHEP from the coding sequence ATGCCCGAGGTCCGTCGCGCCGGAAAACCGACCCTGCACTATGCGCTTGACGACTACACCGACCCGTGGCGTGACGCGCCCTATCTCATCCTGCAGCACGGCTACGGCCGCTCGGGCCGCTTCTGGTACTCCTGGGTCCCGTATCTCAGCCGGTTCTACAAGGTCGTGCGCCCGGACCTTCGCGGGCTCGGCCGATCCCAGGTTCCGGACGACCTCGAAACCGGCCTGAGTGCCGAAGCTTATATCGACGATCTCCTCGCCATCATCGACACGCTCGGCGGCACGCCCATCCACTATTGCGGCGAGTCGCTCGGCGGGATTCTCGGCATGGTGCTGGCCGCACAGCATCCGCAGAAGCTGCGCACGCTCACCCTCGTCGCGGCCCCGCTGCTGATCAACAAGGATACGCAACGCGCGTTCGCATTCGGCCATCCGACATGGCAAGACGCCCTGAAACAGATGGGCTCGCGCCAATGGGCCGAGGCCGCGAACGCGGCGACGCGATTTCCGGACGGGACCGACCCCGGCCTGCTCGCCTGGTACGCGGACGAGATGGGCAAGTCATCGGTCGACGTTTTGATCCGCATGTCGCGCATCGCCTCGACGGCCGACGCGACGCCCTATCTCGACCGCATCACCACCCCGACGCTCGGCCTCTATCCGGCAGTTGCGCCAGTGACGATCCAGTCGCAGGAGCGGACATTGAAAGAGCGGATCCGTTCGCTCAAGATCGTCCACGTTCCGTCGCGGCATCATACGATCCAGAACATCATGCCGGCGACGCTCGCCAAGGAAGTTCTGCACTTTGCGGCCCAGCACGACGGAATCGCGGCCCACGAGCCATAA
- a CDS encoding tripartite tricarboxylate transporter substrate binding protein: MDRWVSRLLLAFLLAAFVAPPAGRAQTYPNRPVRLVVPFPPGGPADALGRALADQLNRMWGQPVIIENRGGAGGNLGAEVVARAAPDGYTLLLNASSHVINASLYDKLPYDPIRDFTPVSEVASYMLVLVVHPSLPATSVKDFVVAATAKPDGLSVANAGLGTPTHLAAVLFAQASGANLIHVPYRGAAPASTDLIAGQVPAMFNNPVNAVPQVKSGNLRALAVTGAKRLSLLPDVPTIAESGYPGFETRTWYGLFGPAGMPADIVRKLYADTDKVMRMPEVANNLIAQGWDIAVSPPDQFSIVLQAELDRWSAVVKRAGIKAN, translated from the coding sequence ATGGACCGCTGGGTTTCGCGTTTGCTGTTGGCGTTTCTTCTTGCGGCGTTTGTGGCACCGCCCGCAGGCCGGGCGCAAACCTATCCGAACCGGCCGGTGCGCCTCGTCGTGCCGTTCCCGCCGGGCGGGCCCGCCGACGCGCTCGGCCGCGCGCTCGCCGACCAGCTCAACAGGATGTGGGGCCAGCCGGTGATCATCGAGAACCGTGGCGGCGCCGGCGGCAACCTCGGCGCGGAGGTGGTCGCGCGCGCCGCGCCGGACGGCTACACGCTGCTGCTCAACGCATCGAGCCATGTCATCAACGCGAGCCTGTACGACAAGCTGCCCTACGATCCGATCAGGGACTTCACGCCGGTCTCGGAGGTGGCGTCCTACATGCTGGTGCTGGTCGTGCATCCTTCATTGCCGGCGACGTCCGTGAAGGATTTCGTCGTCGCCGCTACGGCCAAGCCGGACGGGCTGTCCGTCGCGAATGCGGGTCTCGGCACCCCGACGCATCTTGCCGCCGTGCTGTTCGCGCAGGCATCGGGCGCCAATCTGATCCACGTCCCGTATCGTGGCGCGGCGCCCGCGAGCACCGACCTGATCGCCGGCCAGGTGCCGGCGATGTTCAACAATCCGGTCAATGCCGTCCCGCAGGTGAAGTCGGGCAATCTGCGCGCGCTCGCCGTGACGGGCGCGAAGCGTCTCTCGCTGCTGCCCGACGTTCCGACGATCGCCGAGTCCGGCTATCCGGGATTCGAAACGCGGACCTGGTACGGCCTGTTCGGCCCAGCTGGGATGCCGGCCGACATCGTGCGCAAGCTATATGCCGACACCGATAAAGTAATGCGCATGCCGGAGGTCGCCAACAACCTGATCGCGCAAGGGTGGGACATCGCGGTGAGTCCGCCCGATCAGTTCTCCATCGTGCTGCAAGCGGAGTTGGACCGCTGGTCCGCCGTCGTGAAGCGCGCCGGCATCAAGGCGAACTGA
- a CDS encoding SDR family oxidoreductase, with translation MDLGIKGRRALVTGASLGIGRAVAEELAREGCDVALVARTEETLRQAAVEIARTTNRRIVAVPADASLPDTIPDAVRQATEGLGGPIDILVNNAGSTPEDGIDRVDFAKWQYSVSLKQFGYVRFAQLVLPAMRAQKWGRIVNVIGRSGHQPRPVYLAGGAVNAGLLSFTKGLAEDCAKDNVLVTGVNPGPIDTPRWQSLREAAVRTRGVTAEQYDSRAIASVPLGRLGTSEEVAAVIVFLCSERASYVAGEIVNVDGGGTRNI, from the coding sequence ATGGACCTCGGCATCAAAGGCAGGCGCGCGCTCGTCACCGGCGCAAGCCTCGGCATCGGCCGCGCGGTCGCCGAAGAACTCGCGCGCGAGGGATGCGACGTCGCGCTTGTTGCGCGAACCGAAGAGACGTTGCGGCAGGCTGCCGTTGAGATCGCGCGCACGACCAATCGGCGAATCGTCGCCGTGCCGGCGGATGCCTCGCTCCCCGACACCATCCCGGATGCGGTGCGGCAGGCGACCGAGGGGCTCGGCGGACCGATCGACATCCTGGTGAACAACGCGGGCTCGACCCCCGAGGACGGCATCGACCGCGTCGACTTCGCCAAGTGGCAGTACTCGGTCTCGCTGAAGCAGTTCGGCTATGTGCGCTTTGCGCAGCTCGTGCTGCCGGCGATGCGCGCGCAGAAGTGGGGGCGGATCGTCAACGTGATCGGACGCTCGGGTCACCAGCCGCGGCCGGTCTACCTCGCGGGCGGCGCCGTGAATGCGGGACTGTTGAGCTTCACCAAGGGACTGGCTGAGGACTGCGCGAAGGACAACGTGCTCGTCACCGGCGTCAATCCGGGGCCGATCGATACGCCGCGTTGGCAAAGCCTGCGCGAGGCCGCCGTGCGCACGCGTGGTGTGACAGCGGAGCAGTACGACAGCCGCGCCATTGCGAGCGTCCCGCTCGGCCGTCTCGGCACTTCCGAGGAGGTCGCGGCCGTGATCGTGTTTCTCTGCTCCGAGCGCGCCAGTTACGTTGCCGGCGAGATCGTCAACGTCGACGGCGGCGGCACGCGCAATATTTAG
- a CDS encoding L-2-amino-thiazoline-4-carboxylic acid hydrolase, with product MAELHPFYEAHRAEMEAAMRQRIDLAEPLLREHLNVIDTAAVKQEMMDEFEVVLHQMLYVGGSESRMSDFFMRLLGFMAIGRVLSRKGLPTKVIGDIEVETYKAQLLTMPEAERRKAGRQFMSAENKALVREQAALSHEQKYPGDFVYDFVEPGPGDRFEFGINYRACGFCKFAAEHGDKDILPNICGLDFVAYETRGIKLERTQTLAGGATHCNFRFTSTPPKEGAGPT from the coding sequence ATGGCGGAACTGCATCCTTTCTACGAGGCCCATCGCGCCGAAATGGAAGCCGCGATGCGTCAGCGCATCGATCTGGCGGAGCCCCTGCTGCGCGAGCACCTCAACGTCATCGACACCGCGGCGGTCAAGCAAGAGATGATGGACGAGTTTGAGGTCGTCCTTCACCAGATGCTTTACGTCGGCGGTTCGGAAAGCCGGATGTCGGACTTCTTCATGCGGCTGCTGGGCTTCATGGCGATCGGCCGCGTGCTCAGCAGAAAAGGCCTGCCCACGAAGGTCATCGGCGATATCGAGGTGGAGACCTACAAGGCGCAATTGCTGACGATGCCTGAGGCCGAGCGCCGGAAGGCAGGCCGTCAGTTCATGTCAGCAGAGAACAAGGCGTTGGTGCGCGAGCAGGCCGCGTTGAGCCATGAGCAAAAATATCCGGGGGATTTCGTCTACGATTTCGTTGAACCTGGACCCGGCGACCGCTTTGAGTTCGGCATCAACTATCGCGCCTGCGGCTTCTGCAAGTTCGCGGCGGAGCACGGTGACAAGGACATTCTGCCGAATATCTGCGGGCTTGATTTCGTGGCCTACGAGACGCGTGGCATCAAGCTCGAGCGCACGCAAACGCTGGCGGGCGGCGCGACGCACTGCAATTTCCGCTTCACCTCGACGCCGCCGAAGGAAGGGGCCGGGCCAACCTAA
- a CDS encoding SDR family oxidoreductase, giving the protein MFKDGILKSQRILVTGGGTGLGKEMAAKFLELGAEVFICGRRKSVCDATAFELADKTGGQVTSYGVDIRNPAAVDEMIEDIFRSGPLTGLVNNAAGNFISRTEDLSSKGFDAVANIVMHGTFYVTHAVGKRWIAGKHKGSVVSIIVTWVFNAGPYVVPSAMSKAAIATMTRSLAVEWGRYGIRLNAIAPGVFPTEGAGKRLRPGEEPAARTKAVNPMGRVGDMSELQNLATFLLAPGCEWLSGETITVDGAQHLVSAGGFYDLREWGDEQWQAAREAIRVVNNQDRKARGA; this is encoded by the coding sequence GTGTTCAAGGATGGCATCCTCAAATCGCAACGCATCCTGGTGACCGGCGGCGGCACCGGGCTCGGCAAGGAGATGGCGGCGAAGTTCCTGGAACTCGGCGCCGAGGTGTTCATCTGCGGGCGCCGCAAGTCGGTGTGCGACGCGACCGCCTTCGAGCTCGCCGACAAGACCGGCGGGCAGGTCACGAGCTACGGCGTCGACATCCGCAATCCGGCGGCCGTGGACGAGATGATCGAGGATATTTTCCGCTCCGGCCCGCTCACCGGGCTCGTCAATAATGCGGCCGGCAACTTCATCTCGCGGACGGAAGACTTGTCCTCCAAAGGCTTCGACGCGGTCGCCAACATCGTGATGCACGGAACGTTCTACGTCACGCATGCGGTCGGCAAGCGCTGGATTGCCGGCAAGCACAAGGGCAGCGTGGTGTCGATCATCGTGACGTGGGTGTTCAACGCCGGGCCCTATGTGGTGCCGTCAGCGATGAGCAAGGCCGCGATCGCCACCATGACGCGCTCGCTCGCGGTCGAGTGGGGCCGCTACGGCATCCGCCTCAACGCGATCGCGCCCGGCGTGTTTCCGACCGAAGGCGCCGGCAAGCGCCTGCGTCCCGGCGAGGAGCCCGCCGCGCGCACCAAGGCGGTCAACCCGATGGGCCGCGTCGGGGATATGTCGGAGCTGCAGAATCTCGCCACCTTCCTGCTCGCGCCCGGCTGCGAATGGCTCAGCGGCGAGACCATCACGGTCGACGGGGCGCAGCACCTCGTCTCGGCCGGCGGCTTCTACGACCTGCGCGAATGGGGCGACGAGCAGTGGCAGGCGGCGCGCGAGGCGATCCGCGTGGTGAACAACCAGGATCGCAAGGCGCGCGGCGCGTAG
- a CDS encoding glucose 1-dehydrogenase yields the protein MASVLDRFRLDGKVALITGGARGIGRATAEAFVAAGARAVLLDRDADEAQRVAGGLGNAEAHALDVTSETAVDGLIDTLAARLGRIDILVNSAGASIRKPTTELSKAEWDAVIAVNQTAIFLCSRAASRHMLGRKSGAIVNLASIMGVSGGGLYPNVSYQASKGAVVNMTRAMAIEWAKEGIRVNAVAPAWVRTGFIAPVLARPELVSAIEAVTPMGRLVEPDEVAAAILFLASPAASMTTGHILAIDGGYLAQ from the coding sequence ATGGCTTCGGTGCTCGATCGCTTTCGGCTCGACGGAAAGGTCGCGCTGATCACCGGCGGTGCGCGCGGCATCGGCCGGGCGACGGCGGAAGCCTTCGTGGCGGCGGGCGCACGCGCCGTTCTGCTCGACCGCGATGCCGACGAGGCGCAGCGCGTCGCGGGCGGTCTCGGGAATGCCGAGGCGCATGCGCTCGACGTGACCAGCGAGACTGCGGTGGACGGCCTGATCGACACGCTCGCGGCGCGCTTGGGCCGCATCGATATTCTGGTGAACAGTGCCGGCGCGTCGATCCGCAAGCCGACGACCGAGCTCTCCAAGGCTGAATGGGACGCGGTGATCGCGGTCAATCAGACGGCGATCTTCCTGTGCTCGCGCGCGGCGTCACGTCACATGCTCGGACGAAAGAGCGGCGCGATCGTGAACCTCGCCTCGATCATGGGCGTTTCGGGCGGCGGGCTCTATCCGAACGTGTCGTATCAGGCGAGCAAGGGCGCGGTCGTCAACATGACGCGCGCGATGGCCATCGAGTGGGCAAAGGAGGGCATCCGCGTCAACGCGGTCGCGCCCGCCTGGGTGCGCACCGGCTTCATCGCGCCGGTGCTGGCGAGGCCGGAGCTGGTGAGCGCCATCGAAGCCGTGACACCGATGGGCCGGCTGGTCGAGCCCGACGAAGTCGCCGCCGCGATCCTGTTTCTCGCGAGCCCGGCGGCCTCGATGACCACCGGGCATATCCTCGCGATCGACGGCGGGTATCTCGCGCAATGA
- a CDS encoding Rid family hydrolase, whose amino-acid sequence MAPRFINPPTISKPPGYTHVIEIAGPARMIYIAGQLGFTVDGKLPEDFRGQTVQAFENLKNALAAVGASFKDVVKINNYLVDIPANIGTFREVRDQYLNMAAPPASTAVGVPALARPGALFEIEAIASL is encoded by the coding sequence ATGGCGCCGCGCTTCATCAATCCGCCGACCATTTCCAAGCCGCCGGGCTACACGCATGTGATCGAGATCGCGGGGCCTGCCCGCATGATCTACATCGCCGGGCAGCTCGGCTTCACGGTCGACGGCAAATTGCCCGAGGACTTCCGCGGCCAGACCGTGCAGGCGTTCGAGAACCTGAAGAACGCACTCGCCGCGGTCGGCGCGAGCTTCAAGGACGTGGTGAAGATCAACAATTACCTCGTCGACATTCCGGCGAACATCGGCACGTTCCGTGAGGTGCGCGATCAGTATCTCAACATGGCGGCGCCGCCGGCGAGCACGGCGGTCGGCGTGCCGGCGCTCGCCCGGCCGGGTGCGCTGTTCGAGATCGAGGCAATTGCCTCGCTGTAG